The proteins below are encoded in one region of Halorhodospira halochloris:
- the map gene encoding type I methionyl aminopeptidase: protein MSIPIKTPEDIDGMRRAGRMAAAVLDMVTPYVRPGVTTEYLDSLCHNYITEQLNATPAPLNYRGFPKATCTSVNHVVCHGIPGPKKLKKGDIVNVDITVIKDGWHGDTSRMFCVGEPSIRARRLVDVAYECLWQGIEQVRPGAKLGDIGHAVQSHAEAHNYSVVREYCGHGIGERFHEDPQVLHYGTPGTGTVLEEGMTFTIEPMVNAGRPETRLLRDGWTVVTKDRSLSAQWEHTLLVTANGYEVLTLPEGSLPEAE from the coding sequence ATGTCCATACCAATCAAAACTCCAGAAGACATAGACGGCATGCGCCGAGCAGGCAGAATGGCCGCAGCGGTACTCGACATGGTAACCCCGTACGTAAGGCCAGGCGTTACCACCGAGTATCTTGACTCGCTATGCCATAACTACATCACCGAACAGCTCAACGCCACTCCTGCTCCGCTCAACTACCGCGGCTTCCCCAAGGCTACATGCACCTCAGTTAACCATGTCGTTTGTCATGGCATACCTGGGCCGAAGAAGCTCAAAAAGGGGGATATCGTCAACGTGGATATCACCGTTATAAAAGACGGTTGGCATGGCGATACCAGCCGCATGTTTTGTGTCGGGGAGCCCAGTATTCGCGCCCGGCGGCTAGTCGACGTTGCCTATGAGTGCCTCTGGCAGGGCATTGAGCAGGTCCGCCCAGGGGCTAAATTGGGCGACATCGGACATGCCGTCCAGAGCCATGCCGAGGCCCATAACTACTCGGTAGTTCGCGAGTATTGCGGCCATGGAATAGGTGAGAGATTTCACGAAGACCCCCAGGTGCTCCACTATGGGACTCCGGGAACCGGCACGGTACTGGAGGAGGGAATGACTTTTACTATCGAGCCGATGGTAAACGCCGGGCGCCCAGAGACCCGCCTGCTCCGTGATGGCTGGACTGTAGTGACCAAGGATCGCAGTCTCTCTGCCCAGTGGGAACACACACTCCTAGTTACCGCAAACGGCTACGAAGTGCTTACCCTGCCCGAAGGAAGCTTACCCGAAGCTGAATAG
- the rpsB gene encoding 30S ribosomal protein S2, with the protein MADVSMRKMLEAGVHFGHQTRFWHPKMGPYIFGERNKIHIINLEKTLPLYKDALNFAGQLAAKGGKILFVGTKRSAREIVREQAMRCGQPYVDHRWLGGMLTNFRTVKHSISRLKELETQSQDGTFDKVTKREALSLRREMEKLNRSLSGIKNMERLPDAMFVVDVGYEHIAVAEARKLGIPVIGVVDTNCSPREIDYVIPGNDDAIRAIDLYVSGIADAVLEAKQASSQAAAAGKDDFVEVNDTAAS; encoded by the coding sequence ATGGCAGACGTTTCCATGCGCAAGATGCTGGAGGCCGGCGTCCACTTTGGCCACCAGACGCGCTTCTGGCATCCGAAGATGGGTCCCTATATCTTCGGTGAACGAAACAAAATCCACATTATTAACCTTGAAAAGACCCTGCCTCTTTACAAAGATGCCCTTAATTTTGCCGGGCAGCTAGCTGCTAAGGGCGGTAAGATACTGTTCGTGGGGACCAAGCGCTCGGCACGCGAGATTGTTCGCGAGCAAGCAATGCGTTGCGGCCAGCCCTATGTTGATCACCGCTGGTTGGGTGGCATGCTGACCAACTTCCGGACAGTCAAACACTCAATCTCCCGCCTCAAGGAGCTGGAGACCCAGTCGCAAGACGGCACCTTCGATAAGGTGACCAAGCGCGAGGCACTTTCGCTGCGCCGGGAGATGGAAAAGCTAAATCGGAGCCTATCGGGCATCAAGAACATGGAGCGCCTTCCTGATGCTATGTTTGTGGTCGATGTTGGCTATGAGCACATCGCTGTAGCCGAGGCCAGGAAGCTCGGTATCCCGGTGATTGGCGTGGTAGATACAAATTGCTCGCCGCGTGAAATTGACTATGTCATCCCGGGCAACGATGACGCCATTCGCGCGATAGATCTTTATGTTTCAGGTATTGCTGATGCAGTGCTCGAGGCTAAGCAGGCTTCTAGCCAGGCTGCGGCCGCGGGCAAAGACGATTTTGTCGAGGTAAACGACACCGCTGCATCCTGA
- the tsf gene encoding translation elongation factor Ts — protein MSVSASLVKQLRERTGSGMMECKNALVEADGDIDAAAELMRKKGLAKADKKAGRVTAEGRIVAACAADRSSGVLVEINSETDFVANGDEFREFAEAVAQRALEDGPDDLDGLLGCQIDGKPVETLRQEMVAQLGENIEIRRFVRYSGASQVAQYLHGARIGVLVEYEGGDEQLGKDLAMHVAASSPICVSTEDVPQQQLESEREILMAQARESGKPEEIIQKMVEGRLNKHLSEITLLGQPFVKDPDQSVADLLKDKGAKVVRFARFEVGEGKEKKEENFADEVMAQVRDS, from the coding sequence ATGAGTGTATCTGCGAGTTTAGTTAAACAACTGCGGGAGCGTACCGGCTCCGGCATGATGGAGTGTAAGAACGCATTGGTTGAAGCGGACGGTGATATAGATGCGGCCGCCGAGTTGATGCGTAAGAAGGGTCTGGCTAAAGCAGATAAAAAGGCTGGTCGGGTCACAGCTGAAGGGCGGATCGTCGCCGCCTGTGCCGCAGATCGGAGTAGCGGTGTGCTGGTGGAGATCAACAGCGAGACCGACTTTGTCGCTAATGGTGACGAGTTTAGGGAGTTTGCTGAAGCTGTAGCGCAGCGGGCTCTGGAGGATGGGCCTGACGACCTGGATGGATTGCTCGGTTGCCAGATAGATGGCAAGCCGGTTGAGACTCTCCGCCAAGAGATGGTGGCACAGCTTGGTGAGAACATTGAGATCCGCCGTTTTGTCCGCTACTCTGGCGCGTCCCAAGTGGCGCAGTATCTGCATGGGGCACGTATTGGCGTTCTCGTCGAATATGAAGGCGGTGATGAGCAGCTGGGTAAGGATTTGGCCATGCATGTGGCTGCCTCTTCGCCGATTTGCGTCTCTACAGAAGACGTGCCGCAGCAGCAGCTTGAGTCAGAGCGCGAGATTCTGATGGCCCAGGCGCGTGAGAGCGGTAAGCCTGAGGAGATTATCCAGAAGATGGTTGAGGGCAGGCTAAACAAGCACCTTAGTGAAATAACTTTGCTGGGGCAGCCTTTTGTGAAAGATCCGGATCAATCTGTGGCAGACCTACTCAAAGACAAGGGCGCCAAAGTAGTTCGCTTTGCCCGTTTTGAAGTAGGTGAGGGCAAAGAGAAGAAGGAAGAGAACTTCGCCGATGAGGTGATGGCCCAGGTTCGCGACTCCTGA
- the pyrH gene encoding UMP kinase — protein sequence MTVPHYRRILVKLSGEALLGESDYGICPTTLTRIADELAEVNTLGVEVAVVIGGGNIFRGAGLAAAGMDRITADHMGMLATVMNALALQDALERRGVFSRVMSAIKINQVCEDYIRRRAVRHLEKGRVVIFAAGTGNPFFTTDSAASLRAVEIGAELLLKGTKVDGVYTSDPVNDPSARRYERLTYDDVLSQKLEVMDATAIVLCRDQGMRIMVFDMTRAGNVVQAAQGASVGTVVDPG from the coding sequence ATGACGGTGCCGCACTATCGCCGGATCCTTGTCAAGCTCAGCGGTGAGGCCCTGCTGGGTGAGAGCGACTATGGTATATGCCCCACAACCCTAACGCGCATAGCCGATGAGCTAGCCGAGGTTAATACCCTTGGTGTGGAAGTTGCGGTAGTAATCGGTGGCGGTAATATATTTCGTGGGGCGGGCCTGGCCGCTGCAGGAATGGATCGGATTACAGCCGATCACATGGGCATGCTAGCTACGGTTATGAATGCCCTGGCGCTGCAGGATGCACTGGAGCGGCGTGGGGTATTTAGCCGGGTTATGTCGGCAATCAAGATCAATCAAGTCTGTGAAGATTACATCCGCCGTAGGGCCGTTCGACACCTAGAAAAGGGTAGAGTGGTCATCTTTGCGGCCGGCACTGGTAACCCTTTCTTTACTACTGATTCGGCAGCTAGTTTGCGGGCCGTTGAGATCGGGGCCGAGCTGTTGCTCAAGGGCACGAAAGTCGACGGCGTCTATACCTCGGATCCAGTCAACGACCCAAGTGCAAGACGCTATGAGCGATTAACTTACGATGATGTTCTTAGCCAGAAGCTTGAGGTGATGGACGCGACTGCAATAGTTTTATGTCGGGATCAGGGTATGCGCATAATGGTGTTTGATATGACCCGGGCCGGTAACGTAGTCCAGGCGGCGCAGGGGGCTTCTGTAGGTACAGTTGTTGACCCTGGGTAG